ACATGCTTCAAAAGGACAACGGTAACGTATGACGATTCAAGTCTTTAGAACGTCGCTCCCACGCCTAACGTCCAGACCGCATCCGGACGGAGCCCTTCATTTTTATTGAGTGGAAGCTGGACGGCTGCCTGAACCAGAGTATTGGGAAGTGGAGCCCATTTTAGGCCGGGAGCCAAATCGACGATGTCCTTTCCACTGTTATCCTTATCGTCCAATTCGTGACGGCCCAGGAGGTCAAGAGAGAAAGCAAAAACCGGAATAGGCGCATAATCAAACCCTGCGACATAGGTAAAAAGATTCAGTTCCGATTTGTTGTTGACAAGCACGAAGCCCGTATTCACATGGGGACCAATCATGCCGATCGGGGATGAATAATATTTAGAAGCGACAGCCAATCCCTCAAATCTGAATTCTCCGACTCCCATGAAGTTATCCTCGTTTCCCGTGGGAAAAGACACGCCACCGCGTACTCCCAAATCAGGTAAAACCTCATGATTTTTCAGGAAGTTATATTTGGTTCGAAGAAGAACGTCTCCGATCCCGGTTTTATCCGAAGAAGAGCTGTCTCTTGAAGGGTCCCCCGTACCGGGTGCCGTCCCATTGATCACGTATATACCACTGCAATTACCACCTTGAGTACAAGGGACCCCGTTGGCATCAAGCATGGTCGCCTTCGCTTTTGCCTTGATCTTGTTATTGATGAGAGGAACAAGAAGATTGATGTCCCAATTATCCGTGATGCCATACGTGCCAAAAAATCCAACAAAATTGGTAATCACTGTGACATCCAGGTTAATTTGTAATAGCTCATCTAACCCTGGGGCATTCGGCGGAGTTCCCGGCCCGGCGGTGGGAGAGACATCTTCACTGAGAGAAGATAGCTTTTGGCCATTAAATTTTTTGTAATTGGCGTTTGACCAGACGACCTGGAAATCAAATCGCCCTTTTCCAAGCGTGTCGGCTCGTTCCGCAAAGAGTGGACCGAGGCTTTTGGTGACTTCAACAGGAACTCCCCGCTCAACATCAAACCGATACGCCGCCACGGTAGAGTTCACCGCGAATTGCCCCGTTTGAGCCCCAATGCCATTCGTCAGTTCATTAAATGAATCGAACACCGCATTGCCAAAATCATTGGACCGATTGCCTGCAAAATTAGGATCTGTTTGAAACCCATTTCCCCCATAAAGATCAGGAATCACATTCTTTAATTCTTTGGCTTGCGTGACAGATTGACTGATGACGAGCATTGCCAACACAAGGAAACAGGCCAACCGCTGCATTCGCCTACATACCAAGTTCTGCATGAGCCAATAAGTCATTATTTTTCCTCATATAATTGAAATAAACAAAAAAGGTTTCCCAAAAATTTCCACACAACGAAATTGGCGCGATGGTCCGAGCGCAATTATCGACTTTAACTATGGGTTTGGGGGATGGTACGCTCAACACCACAGGTCCAAAAGAATGGTGTTAATCACGCCCTTCTTCAGCTTTAGTGGCTATCAGATGGAATCATATCTAAAAACGCGATGCTGATGACGTAGAAAACCAGGCGATCCTATAAACTCTTTCTCATGAAGTCAATCCATATTTCCCAGAGGTTTCGCTTGCACCGCCCCCCCACTCAGGCATACCCCCCAAATTTGGGATAATGACCGACAGGCTTCAAGAAGGAAGGTCTCTTAGTTTTCAAGTCGTGGACCAGGCCAACAATGGCATCTCCGAGGCAAGACCCAGTAAACTGGTCTCAAAAACCCACGTCGTCCGGGATCAGCACCATGCTTATGACGCGTTCTGTTCATCGTTGCTGGACATATAGGCTCTCACGAAACGAAAGAAAAAGGCCAAAGACGAAATTCTGATGCATCCAGAAAATGGCCCTGGCTTATTTTCTTGCGAGAATTTTCATGAGTAAAATTGACATAGGCCACAGGAGCACGTGAACGGTGTCCGATCGCATTCTACATCACCCCATCCAGAAAAGAGGATCTTTCCACTCTCCCAGCATCTTGCTGCTCTCTTTCCTGTTATGCAGTTTGACCGCATTGCTCCTTCCAATCCAGGCCCACGCAGATACCTCCAGTAGTACCGTGAACGGAAAAGTTCCTGCCCAATATATCGCCGAGACCCAGGGAAAATCCTGGGCCGTCATCATAGGCATTGATAAATATCTGAATCTCGCCGGCCTGGCCTATGCGGTCGATGATGCGAAATCGATGGCACGCATGCTGGGACGTCAAGGATTTACGGTTTCATCCCTCTACAACACTCAAGCCACCAAAAAAGCGATCCTTCAGGAGTTGCGCCACAACCTTGTGACACAAGTACAAAAAAATGATCGAGTGCTCATCTTTTTTGCGGGGCACATCGGAGAGACCCCCGGCAAGGGAAAACAGCAACCCGCAGGCTACATGATGCCCGTCGATACCGAGCCGGGCCTACTTGCGGACACCGCAATCAGTGTGGATCTTCTTCGCGAACTTTCCGAATCACTTCCGGCAAAACAGGTCTTAATTCTCATAGACATTTGTTATGGAGGCATTGCCGGTCGCAGTCAGCGTTCATTCCCCCCCATGACCAGTAATTATCTCAAGATGATTGCCAGTGAATCTGCGCGCCAATTGATCACCGCAGGAGGAACGGGGCAGCAAGCCTTAGCCGGACCGAAGTGGAAACATAGCGTGTTTACGTATTATCTTCTGGAAGGCATTGGAAAGGGAAAGGGTGACCTGAACGGCGATGGGATCATTCCCACATCCGAACTCTTCACCTATCTCGATGAGCACGTGCAATCGGCTGCTCTCACGCATAAACATGTGCAACGACCGGAGATGTGGGGGTTGAGTGGAGATAAGGGAGAATTTGTCTTTATTCCCGAAAAATTTTCCTCCAACCCTCAAGTCGCCAACACCCAAGGAAAGACGAGCAATCCTGCAGCTGGAACGGTCGAGACCATTGTCGGACTCTTAAAGAGTTTTGGAAATCCCCTGGATGTCTTCAACAACGGTCCATCTGGAAAGAGCGAGCAGGCTGATAAACAAAAAACGGTAGAAGAAGAAGCTGCCGCGCTAGAGGCAGAGCGGGAAAAATTTGAATTGCAAGCTCTCCAATCTTTAAAGGAGCAACGGCAGCGGGAGAAGGATCTTCAAGCGCAACTGGCCGAAGCCCAACGTCTGGCCGAGGAGGAGGAACGTCGGCGGGTCGCCGCGGAACAGGCCCGTCAGGAACAAGAAGCGCTCTTAGCGGAACAACAAGCCGCGTTAAAAGCCGAACAAGCCCGCGTGGCCGCCGAAGAAGAGCACCGCAAACAAGTCTTGGCGGAACAAGAACAAACTCGTCTGGCGCAACTGGCCGAAGCTCAACGCCTGGCTGCGGAGGAGGAACGCCGGCGGGTTGCCGCGGAACAGGCCCGCCAGGAACAAGAAGCCCTCTTAGCGCAACAACTAGCCGCGTTAAAAGCCGAACAAGCCCGTGTGGCCGCCGAAGAAAAACAACAACGCCAGCTGGCCTTAGCGCAACTGGCCGAAGCCCAGCGCCTGGCTGCGGAGGAGGAACGCCGGCGGGTCGCCGCGGAACAGGCCCGTCGGGAACAAGAAGCGCTCTTGGCCGAACAACAGGCCGCGTTAAAAGCCGAACAAGCCCGTGTGGCCGCCGAAGAAAAACAACGCCAGCTGGCCTTAGCGCAACTAGCCGAAGCTCAACGCCTGGCTGCGGAGGAGGAACGCCGGCGGGTCGCCGCGGAACAGGCCCGCCGTGAACAGGAAGCGCTCTTGGTGCAACAACAAGCCGCTTTAAAAGCCCAACAAGCCAAGCTCGCCGCCGAGGAAGAGCGACGAAAACAACTCTTGGCACAACGAGAACGGGAATTTCAAACGCAACTGGCCATAGCCCAGCGAATGGTAGCCGAAGAAGAACGTCGACGTGTGGAAGCCGAAAAGGCCAGACTTGCGGCAGAGGAGCAAAAACGAAAACAACTCTTGGCGGAACGGGAACTTACGCGACAAACTCAACTCGCTGAAGCTCGCCGAATGGCCGAGGAACAGGCCAGAATTGAAGCCGAGGAACAGCGCCGCAAGGAAGCCTTGGCTAAACAGGAACTCACCCGCCAAGCCCAACTCGCTGAAGCCCGACGGGTGGCCGAGGAACAGGCCAGAATTGAAGCCGAGGAACAGCGCCGCAAGGAAGCCTTAGCCAGACAGGAACTCACCCGCCAAGCCCAATTGGCTGAAGCCCGACGGGTGGCCGAGGAACAGGCCAGAATTGAAGCCGAGGAACAGCGCCGCAAGGAAGCCTTAGCCAAAGAGGAACTCACCCGTCAAACCCAACTGGCCGAAGCCCGACGAGTGGCCGAGGAACAGGCTCGCATTAAGCAAGAGGCCGCCATGAAAGCCGAAAAGGCCCGACTGGCAGCCCTGGAAGAAGAGCGGGAACAAGTTGCCCGCCTGAAGCAAGAAGCCGCCATGAAAGCCGAAAAGGCCCGACTTGCCGCAGAAGAGCAACAACGCCAGCAGGCGGAGGAAGCGCGTCGCCTGGCCGATTTGGAAGAAGAGCGTCGACGAGTCGCCGCAGAACGTGAGCGTAAGGAACTAGAGGCGAAAGTTACGCAACCACCAATTATTGTCCCGAATGGTGGAAATGAGCCGGCAGGGCCTTCTTCTGGAAGTTCGCTAACGCCTGGGACCCTTTCCGCATCCACCCCTTCTCCCCCATCCCCCTCGGCGATTGAACCATCCTCGAACGAGAATTCAGGGTTTTTCGGATTTTTTAAGAATATGTTTGAAAATGACTCTAGCTCACCCCCAGCGGCCAGTGATCAACCGAAGGTATCCCAACCAGAACCCATTCTTGAGGCACGGCTACATCAACAAGATTTACCTGGCGCCGTGGAGTCCGCCCTCTCAGGAAATGATGACGTCCCCATGATCTTGATTCCCGCCGGAGAATTTAGAATGGGAAGCACTGAGAATCAAATTTCCAGTCTCCTGAAAGACTTTGAAGGAATCCAGTTCAATGCCTTTCAAGCAGAGATTCCTCAACGCCAGGTTAGCCTTAAAGCCTATTATATTGATCAATATGAGGTCAGCTATCGCCGCTATCGTGCATTTCTTGAATCGACAGGTCGGGCAGCCCCTGCGTTCTGGGAAAATGAACGATTCCACAAACCGGATCATCCGGTCCTCGGAGTGACCTGGTATGACGCAACGGCCTATTGCACCTGGGCTGGCAAACGCCTTCCTACCGAAGCGGAATGGGAATACGCCGCCAGAGGACCACAAGGTTATGCCTATCCTTGGGGAAACTCATGGGATCCTCAACGGACCAATACGGCAAGTTATTGGGCAGGCAAAAATTTTTCATCAATGGCGAAATGGGGTGAGTGGATGCAAACCGCGTTGGATCGCGGAAAAGCCGGCCCGTTAGAAGTTGGCACCTTCTCGAATGGAGTGAGTCCATTTGGTATTCATGACATGGCTGGAAATATATCCGAGTGGGTCTTTGATTGGTATACACCGTACGAGAACCAACCGACCCTCATCCATAATCCCGACGGGGCGGACTCCGGGACCATGAAAGTGCATCGTGGAGGATCCTGGAGTGTGAGTTCGATTTTTGCCCGTTCAACCTATCGGGCTCGAGAAAATCCTGAAAAGAGAAGTCCCTACATTGGAATGCGATGCGCCAAATCTTCTCAATAATTTTTTCAATGCATTCCCTGTTCTCACTTAACAGGTCCTAGCCGAATGGCCTCTTGGACTGTTGTCCCCTTACAGCGCTCCCCCTGGGCAAACAGGAACTACTGAATCTCCCAATCTGTGGAGGTTGAGCCTGGGAACCCCACGGCGGAAATCGTTAATCCATTCATCAGCCACACCGCTACCGTCCCATTCCGGCTATTACGCCAAATGACATCCGCTCTGCCATCGCCATTCACATCCCGCGCCTCTGACATCTGCCAGACGGCCGGGACGCCACCCGGAAATCCTGAAGCGGCAATGGTGGTGCCGTTCATTAACCAGATTGCGGTACTGCTGTCAGTCGTATTGCGCCAAATCAGGTCCGCCTTCCCATCCCCGTTCACATCGCCCACACCCGTGACCTTAAAGGCCGTGGAAGCGCTTCCAGGAAAACCTACGGCCGTCACCGACAACCCGTTCATCAGCCATACAGCCACTGCCCCACTGTTGCCGTTGCGCCAGATGACATCCGCCTTGTTATCCCCATTCACATCGCCCACACCCGTGATGTGCCAGGCCTCCGGCACTCCTCCCGGAAACCCTGAGGCGGCAATGGTGGTGCCGTTCATCAACCAGATCGCGGTACTACCATCAGTGGTATTGCGCCAAATCAGATCCGCCTTCCCATCCCCGTTCACATCGCCCACGCCCATGATCTCAAAGGCGAGCGAGGCGCTACCCGGAAAGCCTGTTGAAACAATCGTTAACCCGTCCATCAACCACACGGCCACTGCCCCATTGGTGCCGTTGCGCCAAATAACATCGGCCTTATTATCTCCATTCACATCGCCCACCCCGGCGATGTGCCAGGCCATGGTCACTCCACCGGGAAACCCTGAGGCCGCAATCGTCGTCCCATCCATCAACCAAATTGCGGTGTTGCCATTAGAATTGTTCCGCCAAACCAGATCAGCTTTGCCATTGGCATCGAGATCTCCCAAGGCCGGTGCGGTCCTGAGCGGGACCAAGGTCAAGGCTGTCGTCACAAAAAAGTCAGGGCCCGAGAGCGCAACCGCAGTTCTGGTTTTATTGTTCACATGGATTGTTTCAAACAGAATATTCTTGGAAAATCCTGAGGTCACCTTATGCTGACCTGAAAAATGATACAGGAGGTCAGGCGACGATCCTACCCCAATCGTCTCACTCTCCCGAAAATTCGGTTGTCCGGCCACGGCGCCGGCCGAGACATCCAGGAATTCCGTCGTAGCTCCCGTCGTTGTATTGACCGTATAAATCCGTGCCGGAAACACGGTCGCCCCTCCAGGCACCGGTCGATTGTCGGTAATCGCATAGAGGATCCCGGCTGCATCAAACGCCAGATCCATGAAGTTTCCCAGAAGTTTGGCCTTTTGGGTAGCCACGCCCGTCCTGGGATTAATGGTCACTAACCGGCGGGCACTGTTCACTTCTGACGTCACGACAAGCAAGCCCCATAGCAGACCGGTCCCAGGCTCGGTGGCCAACCCCCGTCCTCCCTCTATTGATTCGCCCGTCGATAAGGACAGAGGGATCGTGGCCAGGGTGGCCCCAGTCTCGGGATTGAGCCGATACAGATTTGGCCGGGCCCCGGACTGTTGCGCAAGCGTCAGCTCTTCCACGGAATACAGCGTGGACCCGACAAACGCCAAACCATGGGTGCGGTGGTTCAGATCCGCAATTTTGGTGACGACTCCATCAGTGCGAAGACGGTAGAGGCTATTCACGAGCGGTCCGATTCTGGGATCATTTTGTACACCCATCAGAAAAACCGGCGGTCCGGAGGAAATGACCAGGGCCACCGAACTTCCCGGAGTCACCTTTATTCCTGGCACTGGTGTTTGATTAATGACGGTCCCGCTGGGCACCGTTTCACTATTGGCGGTCGTCACGGTCCCCACCGTTAAGCCCGCCGCGATCAGAGTCGATTGGGCGCTGCTCTGTGTCAACCCCACGACATTGGGCACGGTCGTTCCCAGCGACACCACCAAAGCAACCGCACTTCCAGGGTTCACAGTTGTGCCGGCCCCCGGGTTTTGACTCATCACTCTACCAGCCGCTACGGTGGCGCTATTGGCCATGGTCACGGATCCCAGGGTTAAGCCAGCAGAGATCAGGGCTTTTTGGGCGTCGGCTTGCGTGCGACCAACCACATTCGGGACTTGTGTCCCTTGGGACACGACCAGGGCCACAGCACTTCCCGCCGCTACCTTTTTTCCGGCTACCGGATTTTGACTAATAACCTTTCCTGTGGCCACGGTGCCACTAATGGCTGTCGTCACTGCACCGACGGTCAAACCAGCCGTGGTAATCGCCGATTGAGCGGCCGCCTGCGTCATGCCCACCACATTCGGGACTGTGCTACCTAGTGATACCACCAGGTCGACCGGACTCCCAAATGCCACCTTGGTTCCCGCCGTGGGGTTTTGACTGATAACCTTGCCTGCCGCCACCGTCGCACTATTGGCCGATGTCACCGTCCCAACTTTCAGCCCTGCTTTGGTCAGATCCTTTTGGGCGTCAGCTTGCTTTCGACCGACGACGTCGGGGACTGCCACTCCAGACACCACCAGATCAACCTTCGTCCCTCGGACGACATTAATTCCTGCTGCCGGGTCTTGAATGATGACAGTACCGGGCGGGACGGTGGCATTATTAGCCGAGGTTACTTTTCCCACCCTCAAATTGGCCTTGATAATATCCGCCTCCGCCTTAGCCTGTGAGCTGCCCACGACATTGGGGACTTCAACGGCTCTTGCCGTCTCAGGTAAGGCACAGGTCAGGAAGAGTAAACTGCCTAGGACCATTAGCTGTAAAACCAGAAACTTGAGGGCCTGACGGGTTCCCTTGTGCGTGCGGTTCAAGATCTGCTGATGCTGAACTTTCATTGCGTCCATGTCGTGTATGCTCCATTCAGCAACAATCGAGGAACCATATAACAAAACACGGTTTCGAATTCATACTCTGGCCCCAGCGATCCCTCTTTCGAATGGCTCTCCTGCTTTTTATTATGGCAGGAGTGGATATGCCTGGATATGCCTTAACCAATGCCTACTGAATCTCCCAGTCTGAGGGAGCAGAGCCAGGGAAACCCACGCTTGAAATCGATGCCCCATTCATCAACCAGACGGCCACGGTCCCGCTCCGTCCATTACGCCAGATAACATCCGATTTCCCATCGCCATTGATATCCCCGACTTGAGAAATCTGCCATGCTAAGGGAACCCCCCCAGGAAAACCGGGGGCAGCAATGGTGGTCCCATTCATCAGCCAGATGGCGGTACTGCCGTCCGTCGCATTGCGCCAGACCAGATCGGCCTTGCCATCCCCATTTACATCGCCGACGCCTGCAATCTCAAATGCCGTCGACGCACTGCCGGGAAAGCCGACTCCCGTGATACCTAATCCGTTCATCAACCACACGGCTACGGTGCCGCTCGCACCATTGCGCCAGATGACATCCGCCTTACTATCCCCATTCACATCGCCCACACCCGCGATTTGCCAGCCCATCGGCACCCCCCCCGGAAAACCAGGAGCAGCGATTGTCGTTCCGTTCATCAGCCAGATGGCGGTACTGCCATCAGTCCTGTTGCGCCAGACCAGGTCGGCCTTCTCATCGCCGTTCACATCGCCCACGCCGGAAATCTCAAACGCCAGCGATGCGCTTCCGGGAAAACCCACGGACGTCACCGACACGCCATTCATCAGCCACACGGCTACGGTGCCACTTGTACTATTGCGCCAAATGACATCCCCCTTACCGTCTCCATTCACATCGCCCACACCCGCAATCCGCCAGGCCGCGGGCACCCCGCCCGGGAATCCTGTAGCTGCGATGGTCGTTCCATTCATCAACCAAATGGCCGTGCTGCCATCTTGGGTGTTTTGCCAGATCAAATCGGTCGTGCCGGACGCATCCAGATCGGCCAACGCCGGAGTACCTGTACCCGTATTCGTTTTCGTGGGTGGCACCAACGTCAAGGCCGTCGTCACAAAAAAGTCCGGGCCCGAGAGCGCAATGGCTTTTCTGGCCTTCGTGGTTCGATGGATCTGCTCAAACAAAATATTCTTGGTAAATCCAGAGGTCACCTTATGTTGACCGGAGAGATGATACAGTAGATCCGGCGACGATCCGACCCCTATGGTTTCACTCTCGCGGAAATTCGGTTGCCCCGCTACGGCGCCGGCCGAGACATTCAGAAATTCCGTCGTGGCCCCCGTCGTCTTATTCACCGTATAAATCCGGGCCGGAGCCACAGCCCCACCGGATACGGGTCGGTTATCCGTGATGGCATACAGCGTCCCGGCCGCATCAAACGCCAGGTCCATGAAGTTTCCAAACAGTTTCGCCTTTTGCGTGGCGACGCCGGTCGTCGGATTGATCGTGACTAACCGGCGGAGAGTATTCACCTCGGAGGTCACCACGAGTAACCCCCACAGTTGGTTGGTTCCGGGCTCCGTGGCCAGACCCCGCCCTCCTTCCAATGATTCCCCTGTCGATAAGGACAGGCGGATCGTGGCCAGCGTGGCCCCGGTGCTGGGATTGAGCCGATACAAATTCGGCGGAGTCCCTGCTTGTTTGGCAAGTGTCAGCTCTTCTACGGAATACAAGTTGGATCCGACATAAGCTAAGCCATGTGTGCGGTGCGTGAGATTTCCAATTTTGGACACCACCCCATCGGTACGAAGTCGATAGAGGCTATTCACCAGGGGCCCGGTCTTGGGATCATTTTGCACTCCCATGAGAAGAACCGGTGGACCGGAGGAGATGACCAAACCGACGCCACTACCTGGTGAAACATTCGTCCCCGCTGTGGGGTTTTGACTGATCACATTTCCCGAAGCCACCGTGTCGCTGAAAACTGACGTCACGTTCCCCACCGTCAAGCCTACACCAGCAATGGCAGCTTGCGCCGCAGCTTGCGATTTGTTGACCACATTGGGCACGGCCGTTCCCACAGATACGACGAGAGCGACCGCACTGCCTGGGGCCACATTAGACCCAGCTGTCGGATTTTGACTGATGACGTTTCCGATGGCCACCGTCTGACTGTTGGCCGATGTCACCGTCCCAACTTTCAGACCTGCCGTGCTCAGAGCTGTTTGAGCACTACCTTTCGTACTCCCGACGACATCGGGCACCTTTGCCCCAAGGGACACAACCAGAGCCACTGCACTACCTGCCTCCACCTTTGCCCCTGCAGCCGGATTCTGACTGATGACCTTGCCCGAGGCCACACTAGAACTATTGGCCTTGGTCACCCTGCCCACAGTCAGGTTGGCTGAGGTAATTTCCGTTTGCGCCGCCGTTTGCGTCAAGCCCACGACATTCGGCACCACCACCCCCGAGGACACCACCAACGTCACAGCACTAGCTGGAGCCACATTGGTCCCGGCCCCCGGAGATTGACTGATGACCGTGCCCGCTGGCACCGTCGTACTGGTCTCCGTGGTCACTGTCCCCACGGTCAAACCGGAACTTTTAATGGCGGCTTCCGCCGCGGCCTGCGTCAATCCGACCACATTGGGCACCTTCGCTCCCAGGGACACCACAAGAGCCACCGCACTGCCCGGAGGCACATTACTCCCCGCAGCCGGCGTTTGACTGATGACCCGTCCGGCCGGCACCGTGGCACTATTGGTTGTCGTCCCTGTCCCCACCGTGAGACCTGCTGCCGTAATGGCGGTTTCCGCTGCGGCTTTGGTCAACCCTATCAGGTCCGGCACCGCGGTCCCCAGCGAAATCACGAGAGTTACGGCATTACCGGGCAATACATTGGTTCCCGCTGCGGGGGTTTGACTGATAACATTGCCGATGGGCACCGTGGCACTATTGGCTGTCGTCCCTGTCCCCACCGTGAGATTTGCTGCCGTAATGGCGGTTTCCGCAGCCGCCTGCGCCAACCCCACCACATTTGGCACCGTCACTCCGGATACCACGAGGTCCACTCGACTCCCCGATACCACATTGATCCCGGCCGCCGGATCCTGACTAATCACTTCGCCGATGGGCACCGTGGCACTATTGGCGGACGTTACGACCCCCACAGACAATTCCGAGCTAATAATTGCCGCCTCTGCATTTGATTGTGGGATTCCGACCACATCGGGGACCTCTACGGCACCTGCCGTGGCAGGTACGCCACAGATGAGAAATACCAGGCACACAAGAAAACCGAACTGCAAAATGATCGAGGCAGGATCTTTTGGCAATTTCTGACAGGTGAAATTCAACATCGTTTCGTTCTGATGCAGAACTTTCATAAGGTTCATATCGTTAGACTCCATTCAGCAAGAATCAGCTGCCCAGTCCACGGCGCCCCAGGCCCGCCTGGCTACACCAGCTACCTACGCGCCTGACCCATGGATTGCCGTTGCTTTTTTCGGTGAAATGAAAAAAAAGGGCTTCGTTGTCTCTGCAATGGGGGAGGGTTGGTCGTGTTGTCAACCAGATGGATGAAAGATTTCTGATCAGAAACACGGAAAAAATAAAACTTACTATAACATGAGAGGGTAGACGCGTTCCATCCTTAACAGGTTGGCCTGCTGGTCCCCATCCGACCGGAATTATTATCTACTGAATCTCCCAGACTGAGGAAGCGGAACCGGGGAAACCCACAGCCGAAATTGACAACCCGTTCATCAGCCAGACGGCCACCGTACCACTCGGGCTATTGCGCCAAATGACATCCGCCTTACCATCCCCATTCACATCACCGACTTGAGAAATTTTCCACGCTAAGGGTACCCCGCCAGGAAAACCGGGGGAAGCAATCGTGGTCCCATTCATCAGCCAGATCGCGGTGCTGCCATCAGTCTGGTTGCGCCAGACCAGGTCGGCTTTGCCATCCGCGTTCACATCGCCCACGCCCGCAATCTCAAATGCTGTCGATGCACTACCGGGGAAGCCGACTCCCGTGATAGTTAACCCGTTCATCAGCCACACGGCTGCGGTACCGGTGGTATTGCGCCAGATGATATCGGCTTTGCCATCCCCATTGACATCGCCCACGCCCGCAATTTGCCAGGCCAAAGACAATCCGCCAGGAAAACCGGAAGAAGCAATGGTGATCCCATTCATCAGCCAGATCGCGGTGCTGCCATCAGTCTGGTTGCGCCAGACCAGGTCGGCTTTGCCGTCCCCATTCACATCGCCCACCCCAGCAATCTCAAACGCCGTTGAGGTACTTCCGGGAAAGCCCACGGATGTCACCGACACCCCGTTCATTAACCACACGGCCAACGTGCCAGTGGCATTCCGCCAAATGACATCCGCCTTGCCATCGCCGTTCAGATCGCCAACGCCTGCGATCTGCCAAGCCAGCGGCACCCCGCCTGGAAAACCTGAGGCCGCGATGCTCGATCCGTTCATCAACCAGATCGCGGTGCTACCATCAGTCGTATTCCGCCAAACCAGGTCGGTCGTACCGGATGCATCCAGATCCGCCAAGGCCGGAAGATTTGGACTCATGGGTGGCACCAACGTCAAGGCCGTCGTCACAAAAAAGTCCGGGCCCGTGATCGAAATTGCGGTTCTGGCTTTATTGTT
Above is a window of Candidatus Nitrospira neomarina DNA encoding:
- a CDS encoding transporter, coding for MTYWLMQNLVCRRMQRLACFLVLAMLVISQSVTQAKELKNVIPDLYGGNGFQTDPNFAGNRSNDFGNAVFDSFNELTNGIGAQTGQFAVNSTVAAYRFDVERGVPVEVTKSLGPLFAERADTLGKGRFDFQVVWSNANYKKFNGQKLSSLSEDVSPTAGPGTPPNAPGLDELLQINLDVTVITNFVGFFGTYGITDNWDINLLVPLINNKIKAKAKATMLDANGVPCTQGGNCSGIYVINGTAPGTGDPSRDSSSSDKTGIGDVLLRTKYNFLKNHEVLPDLGVRGGVSFPTGNEDNFMGVGEFRFEGLAVASKYYSSPIGMIGPHVNTGFVLVNNKSELNLFTYVAGFDYAPIPVFAFSLDLLGRHELDDKDNSGKDIVDLAPGLKWAPLPNTLVQAAVQLPLNKNEGLRPDAVWTLGVGATF
- a CDS encoding SUMF1/EgtB/PvdO family nonheme iron enzyme, which produces MSDRILHHPIQKRGSFHSPSILLLSFLLCSLTALLLPIQAHADTSSSTVNGKVPAQYIAETQGKSWAVIIGIDKYLNLAGLAYAVDDAKSMARMLGRQGFTVSSLYNTQATKKAILQELRHNLVTQVQKNDRVLIFFAGHIGETPGKGKQQPAGYMMPVDTEPGLLADTAISVDLLRELSESLPAKQVLILIDICYGGIAGRSQRSFPPMTSNYLKMIASESARQLITAGGTGQQALAGPKWKHSVFTYYLLEGIGKGKGDLNGDGIIPTSELFTYLDEHVQSAALTHKHVQRPEMWGLSGDKGEFVFIPEKFSSNPQVANTQGKTSNPAAGTVETIVGLLKSFGNPLDVFNNGPSGKSEQADKQKTVEEEAAALEAEREKFELQALQSLKEQRQREKDLQAQLAEAQRLAEEEERRRVAAEQARQEQEALLAEQQAALKAEQARVAAEEEHRKQVLAEQEQTRLAQLAEAQRLAAEEERRRVAAEQARQEQEALLAQQLAALKAEQARVAAEEKQQRQLALAQLAEAQRLAAEEERRRVAAEQARREQEALLAEQQAALKAEQARVAAEEKQRQLALAQLAEAQRLAAEEERRRVAAEQARREQEALLVQQQAALKAQQAKLAAEEERRKQLLAQREREFQTQLAIAQRMVAEEERRRVEAEKARLAAEEQKRKQLLAERELTRQTQLAEARRMAEEQARIEAEEQRRKEALAKQELTRQAQLAEARRVAEEQARIEAEEQRRKEALARQELTRQAQLAEARRVAEEQARIEAEEQRRKEALAKEELTRQTQLAEARRVAEEQARIKQEAAMKAEKARLAALEEEREQVARLKQEAAMKAEKARLAAEEQQRQQAEEARRLADLEEERRRVAAERERKELEAKVTQPPIIVPNGGNEPAGPSSGSSLTPGTLSASTPSPPSPSAIEPSSNENSGFFGFFKNMFENDSSSPPAASDQPKVSQPEPILEARLHQQDLPGAVESALSGNDDVPMILIPAGEFRMGSTENQISSLLKDFEGIQFNAFQAEIPQRQVSLKAYYIDQYEVSYRRYRAFLESTGRAAPAFWENERFHKPDHPVLGVTWYDATAYCTWAGKRLPTEAEWEYAARGPQGYAYPWGNSWDPQRTNTASYWAGKNFSSMAKWGEWMQTALDRGKAGPLEVGTFSNGVSPFGIHDMAGNISEWVFDWYTPYENQPTLIHNPDGADSGTMKVHRGGSWSVSSIFARSTYRARENPEKRSPYIGMRCAKSSQ
- a CDS encoding PASTA domain-containing protein, with product MDAMKVQHQQILNRTHKGTRQALKFLVLQLMVLGSLLFLTCALPETARAVEVPNVVGSSQAKAEADIIKANLRVGKVTSANNATVPPGTVIIQDPAAGINVVRGTKVDLVVSGVAVPDVVGRKQADAQKDLTKAGLKVGTVTSANSATVAAGKVISQNPTAGTKVAFGSPVDLVVSLGSTVPNVVGMTQAAAQSAITTAGLTVGAVTTAISGTVATGKVISQNPVAGKKVAAGSAVALVVSQGTQVPNVVGRTQADAQKALISAGLTLGSVTMANSATVAAGRVMSQNPGAGTTVNPGSAVALVVSLGTTVPNVVGLTQSSAQSTLIAAGLTVGTVTTANSETVPSGTVINQTPVPGIKVTPGSSVALVISSGPPVFLMGVQNDPRIGPLVNSLYRLRTDGVVTKIADLNHRTHGLAFVGSTLYSVEELTLAQQSGARPNLYRLNPETGATLATIPLSLSTGESIEGGRGLATEPGTGLLWGLLVVTSEVNSARRLVTINPRTGVATQKAKLLGNFMDLAFDAAGILYAITDNRPVPGGATVFPARIYTVNTTTGATTEFLDVSAGAVAGQPNFRESETIGVGSSPDLLYHFSGQHKVTSGFSKNILFETIHVNNKTRTAVALSGPDFFVTTALTLVPLRTAPALGDLDANGKADLVWRNNSNGNTAIWLMDGTTIAASGFPGGVTMAWHIAGVGDVNGDNKADVIWRNGTNGAVAVWLMDGLTIVSTGFPGSASLAFEIMGVGDVNGDGKADLIWRNTTDGSTAIWLMNGTTIAASGFPGGVPEAWHITGVGDVNGDNKADVIWRNGNSGAVAVWLMNGLSVTAVGFPGSASTAFKVTGVGDVNGDGKADLIWRNTTDSSTAIWLMNGTTIAASGFPGGVPAVWQMSEARDVNGDGRADVIWRNSRNGTVAVWLMNGLTISAVGFPGSTSTDWEIQ